In Brassica rapa cultivar Chiifu-401-42 chromosome A06, CAAS_Brap_v3.01, whole genome shotgun sequence, a single window of DNA contains:
- the LOC103873080 gene encoding probable pectinesterase/pectinesterase inhibitor 34 — translation MGYERLGPSKSSGSVATTTTAPSPNLSQVSTTSQPDNTSPRRKKLLVSSLVVAFALILAAAIFAGVRSQVKSSQQVPGLARKPSQAISKACALTRFPELCVDSLMDFPGSLAASSPKDLIHVTVNMTLHHFSQALYSSSSFSFLDMPPRVRSAYESCVELLDDSVDALTRALSSVVSVSGGQTKPQDVMTWLSSALTNHDTCTEGFDGVGDGGVKDQMTDALKNLSELVSNCLAIFAASGGGDDFAGVPIQNRRLLEVGGGGDRNMKFPRWTKRRERELLEMPVSQIQADIIVSKDGNGTCKTISEAIKKAPQHSTRRTIIYVKAGRYEEKNLKVGRKKINLMFVGDGKGKTVISGGKSIFDNITTFHTASFAATGAGFIARDITFQNWAGPEKHQAVALRVGADHAVIYRCSIIGYQDTLYVHSNRQFFRECDIYGTVDFIFGNAAVVLQNCSIYARKPMALQKNTITAQNRKDPNQNTGISIHASRVLATPDLQATNGTTQTYLGRPWKLYSRTVYMLSYIGNHVHTRGWLEWNTTFALDTLYYGEYLNTGPGSNISQRVNWPGYRVINSTAEANRFTVSEFIYGSSWLPSTGVSFLAGLNL, via the exons ATGGGCTACGAAAGGCTCGGACCGTCGAAATCAAGTGGTTCGGTCGCAACCACCACAACAGCTCCGTCTCCGAACCTAAGCCAAGTCTCCACGACATCACAACCGGATAATACTAGTCCGAGAAGAAAGAAGCTTCTTGTCTCATCACTCGTCGTAGCTTTCGCACTTATCCTCGCCGCCGCAATTTTCGCCGGAGTCCGATCACAAGTCAAATCTTCCCAACAGGTTCCAGGCCTAGCTCGAAAACCAAGCCAAGCAATCTCGAAAGCTTGCGCGTTGACTCGCTTCCCCGAGTTATGCGTTGACTCACTCATGGACTTCCCCGGCTCACTCGCCGCCTCCTCCCCAAAAGATCTGATTCACGTGACGGTGAACATGACGCTCCACCACTTCAGTCAAGCACTCTACTCCTCTTCCTCCTTCTCCTTCCTCGACATGCCGCCACGTGTCCGCTCCGCCTACGAGTCTTGTGTCGAGCTGCTAGACGATTCCGTCGACGCGCTCACACGCGCTCTCTCCTCCGTGGTCTCCGTCTCCGGCGGCCAGACGAAGCCGCAAGACGTGATGACGTGGCTGAGCTCGGCTCTGACGAACCATGACACGTGTACGGAAGGATTCGACGGCGTCGGCGACGGCGGAGTGAAGGATCAGATGACGGATGCGCTGAAGAATCTCTCGGAGCTGGTCAGCAACTGTTTGGCGATATTCGCGGCGAGCGGTGGCGGCGACGATTTCGCCGGAGTGCCGATACAGAACAGGAGGCTTTTGGaagtaggaggaggaggagacagGAACATGAAGTTCCCGAGATGGACCAAGAGAAGAGAGCGGGAACTACTGGAAATGCCGGTGTCTCAGATACAAGCTGATATCATCGTCTCCAAAGACGGCAACGGCACGTGTAAAACTATATCGGAAGCTATCAAGAAAGCTCCTCAGCACAGCACTCGCCGGACTATTATCTATGTTAAAGCCGGGAG GTACGAAGAGAAGAACCTAAAGGTCggtagaaaaaaaattaatttgatgtTCGTTGGAGATGGGAAGGGTAAAACTGTCATCTCAGGAGGGAAGAGTATTTTTGACAACATTACCACTTTCCACACGGCGTCGTTTG CCGCAACGGGAGCTGGGTTTATTGCAAGGGACATTACATTTCAAAATTGGGCTGGTCCAGAAAAGCACCAAGCGGTGGCCCTTCGCGTTGGAGCTGACCATGCGGTGATCTACCGGTGCAGTATAATCGGTTACCAAGACACACTTTATGTCCATTCAAACCGTCAGTTCTTCCGCGAATGCGATATCTACGGCACAGTTGATTTCATCTTCGGTAATGCAGCTGTAGTACTACAAAACTGTAGCATCTATGCACGCAAACCTATGGCTCTTCAGAAAAATACAATCACAGCTCAAAACCGAAAAGACCCGAACCAAAACACCGGAATATCAATACATGCCTCTAGAGTTTTGGCAACACCTGATCTCCAAGCGACCAATGGTACTACCCAGACGTATCTAGGCCGGCCATGGAAGCTATACTCTAGAACGGTTTACATGTTATCGTACATAGGTAATCATGTACACACGAGAGGCTGGCTTGAGTGGAACACTACATTTGCTTTAGATACTCTGTACTACGGTGAGTATTTGAACACGGGACCAGGGTCTAACATTTCACAACGGGTGAATTGGCCAGGGTATCGGGTCATCAATTCAACGGCTGAGGCAAACCGGTTTACAGTGTCGGAATTTATATATGGTTCGTCGTGGTTGCCTTCAACCGGGGTTTCGTTCTTGGCCGGATTAAACCTTTAG